In Pochonia chlamydosporia 170 chromosome 3, whole genome shotgun sequence, the following are encoded in one genomic region:
- a CDS encoding DNA repair and recombination protein pif1, mitochondrial precursor (similar to Aspergillus terreus NIH2624 XP_001215348.1), giving the protein MLSRANQQFTDAGPTQRQNPSLAKQLLPSSSPNSSIGDIRDQFKRTNSTSSAAAFAPVPLPAPASASARTALDNRSINTAQGATSRTNTSKGSIASLYSAQSNSFKSEPSCVDLTGPGSPPKKKTQVPVYFAEEDFSDDDALDLDFEAPAALPPQPKIQEVEILPPPATPAHVEAAIPWSSSPASHFLPPNPQRTASTNSTTSQSSLKRESSGDVDSIDPPVQRKAKKRVLPASFRTNEADEADEEYRRGPDALKTPAQKAKALWDSSASAIKEQKKLLKNQRNSRNPELDHDVVPEKMHDVEANASKSVAISLSGEQENVLDMVVNQNQSVFFTGPAGAGKSVLMRAIINELKRKYARDPERVAVTASTGLAACNIGGITLHSFSGIGLGKEDASTLVKKIKRNPKAKTRWLRTKCLIIDEISMVDGDLFDKLCQIGRTIRNNARPWGGIQLIITGDFFQLPPVPDNTKNRESKFAFDAATWSTSIDHTIGLTQVFRQRDPEFAGMLNEMRIGKISDRTVQAFKALSRPLNFDDGVDLAELYPTRAQVEGSNEKRLRELPGKIHRYEAADTGDPAIRDKLLMNMMAPKALELKIGAQVMLIKNLDESLVNGSLGKVIAFSDEKTFEMGGNNTYDDMMEDSMAKAKRKLQGFRRDSDSGSSSQQYPVVQFISTGGVPRVILCQPEEWKVELPNGEIQAKRNQLPLILAWALSIHKAQGQTLERVTVNLGRVFEKGQAYVALSRATTQHGLRVVGFERSKVMAHPKVVEFYGKLSTVAGARGMPRTIADFIANRKGVAGRPSKERAVIDLDDEEEAMAAYGH; this is encoded by the exons ATGTTGAGCAGAGCCAACCAGCAATTCACGGATGCTGGCCCGACCCAGCGACAGAATCCGTCCTTGGCAAAACAGCTTCTTCCCTCAAGCAGTCCTAATTCTTCCATTGGCGATATTCGAGATCAGTTCAAAAGAACAAACTCGACGAGCTCTGCAGCCGCATTTGCACCTGTACCTTTGCCGGCACCTGCATCTGCGTCGGCGAGGACGGCACTAGACAATCGATCCATCAACACGGCACAGGGGGCTACCAGCCGAACGAATACATCCAAAGGGTCAATAGCGTCACTATACTCAGCCCAATCAAACTCTTTCAAGTCGGAACCAAGTTGTGTCGACCTCACAGGACCCGGATCTCCCCCTAAGAAGAAGACTCAGGTGCCTGTTTACTTTGCGGAAGAGGACTTtagcgatgatgatgccctCGACCTCGACTTTGAGGCCCCTGCAGCTCTTCCCCCACAGCCCAAAATACAGGAGGTAGAAATTTTGCCCCCTCCCGCTACACCGGCTCATGTTGAGGCGGCGATACCGTGGTCCTCCTCTCCCGCGTCGCATTTCCTACCTCCGAACCCACAGCGAACTGCCTCCACAAATTCCACCACCTCTCAATCTTCACTGAAACGAGAATCATCTGGTGATGTCGACTCAATAGATCCTCCAGTTCAAAGGAAGGCAAAAAAGAGGGTTTTGCCAGCTAGCTTCCGCACAAacgaagctgatgaggcAGACGAGGAATACAGAAGGGGTCCGGATGCTTTGAAAACTCCAGCacaaaaggccaaggcaCTATGGGATTCCAGCGCTAGTGCCATAAAAGAGCAGAAGAAATTGCTGAAAAATCAAAGGAATTCTCGAAATCCTGAGCTGGACCACGATGTTGTCCCAGAGAAAATGCACGATGTGGAAGCAAACGCCTCTAAATCTGTGGCCATTTCTCTCAGCGGCGAGCAAGAAAACGTACTCGATATGGTCGTCAATCAAAACCAAAGTGTTTTCTTTACTGGCCCCGCTGGTGCCGGAAAGTCTGTCCTCATGCGTGCCATTATTAACGAGTTAAAGAGGAAATATGCCAGAGATCCGGAACGGGTTGCCGTCACCGCCTCGACTGGTCTCGCTGCTTGCAACATTGGAGGCATTACACTGCATAGCTTTTCTG GTATTGGTTTGGGGAAAGAAGACGCCTCTACTTTAgtcaagaagatcaagcGAAATCCTAAAGCCAAAACTCGTTGGCTTCGGACGAAGTGTCTAATTATTGACGAAATTTCCATGGTCGACGGAGACTTGTTTGATAAGCTGTGTCAGATTGGGCGTACAATTCGTAACAACGCCCGGCCTTGGGGAGGCATTCAACTAATCATCACTGGAGATTTCTTTCAGCTGCCCCCCGTTCCGGATAACACCAAGAATCGCGAATCCAAGTTTGCATTTGATGCGGCAACTTGGAGCACATCCATAGATCACACCATTGGGCTAACCCAAGTATTCCGCCAGCGAGACCCAGAGTTTGCTGGAATGCTCAATGAAATGCGGATTGGTAAAATCAGCGACCGCACCGTACAGGCATTCAAGGCGCTGTCTAGACctctcaactttgatgaCGGCGTAGATCTGGCTGAATTATACCCGACACGTGCTCAAGTCGAAGGGTCCAACGAAAAGCGGCTGCGCGAGCTTCCAGGCAAAATTCATCGTTATGAGGCCGCTGACACGGGCGACCCTGCCATTCGAGACAAACTGCTCATGAACATGATGGCTCCAAAGGCACTTGAGCTGAAAATTGGCGCTCAGGTGATGCTAATAAAAAATCTGGACGAGTCTTTAGTGAACGGATCGTTGGGGAAAGTGATTGCGTTTTCTGACGAAAAGACATTCGAAATGGGTGGTAACAACACTTATGACGACATGATGGAAGATTCCATGGCGAAAGCTAAGCGGAAACTACAGGGTTTCAGGCGCGACTCTGATTCTGGCTCGAGCAGTCAACAGTATCCCGTGGTCCAGTTCATCTCAACAGGCGGCGTTCCTCGTGTCATTCTCTGCCAGCCAGAGGAGTGGAAGGTAGAACTACCAAACGGCGAAATTCAAGCGAAACGAAATCAATTGCCTCTGATACTGGCGTGGGCATTGTCCATCCACAAGGCGCAAGGCCAAACGCTGGAGCGAGTGACGGTGAACCTAGGCAGAGTGTTTGAAAAGGGCCAGGCGTATGTGGCGTTGAGTCGAGCTACTACCCAACATGGCCTTCGTGTTGTTGGATTTGAGAGGTCGAAAGTAATGGCTCACCCAAAGGTAGTCGAGTTCTACGGCAAACTATCCACGGTGGCCGGCGCCAGGGGGATGCCACGAACCATTGCCGACTTTATCGCGAATAGGAAAGGCGTGGCAGGTCGACCAAGCAAGGAAAGGGCAGTTATAGacttggatgatgaggaagaagcaatGGCAGCATATGGGCATTGA
- a CDS encoding FDF domain-containing protein codes for MASQFIGLHMRVVLREPSGYRLTGFVSDVEAGSSLTLTNVYIAATKERATQMKIDAANIADLSEIPFEHASPTKYASPALDPGPPSFSQPAQQQAQPQQQAFVDPAILSVGRRPASNTPGAAAPGLQHKSDNGDAVTSGIPSILTSGTSGNLPGRIRETDILDSIQGLKVGRTSNSGTQTPTPVAAPETPSQKKKGRSKHSKQARANHTAHHDGQEADGANMSGHGKGWRQTPILQSTSSFQPFNSLKKNGKSRKGLPDNGWASEDVTEEMGDFDFENNLAKFDKRTIFDQMRKEDEIDEADRLVSHNRRPKPGTAGGKNLHYTEMVLDVPSPMGGQNADFWNSEAEVGVNESERPSGREARNGAASATAAAVPLKPRAESKSGLSRRSQSRKASGVVTSQPLSRVNSSVRASQSSTRWPTPKSGHRDADTILQQRIEQPGLYLIPSLRRLEAISTLQMLNLENIAANEIGFSEALMAENAGRGIAEVAVTALSDPAIKVRFELALAASLSDTSSSLSTSTIVVLAGNNKSGIRALAAARHLRNKNFDVIVCLVGFEREKDLLEDLRRQIQLYRAFGGKVHNKNDFFEHLRKSSASGNPVSVSLIIDALLGLTISFEELRIGDQATVYELMEWANRNDAFVLSVDVPTGIDPTSGKIAIIDGAHLYVKPRYVVAIGAPKKGLLEAVTPPSDGEPGPLHSGAHEDEWRLFIADMGLGSAVWRKAGTKVRKGIDFDGKWVLEMRYRGREVEYEED; via the exons ATGGCGTCCCAGTTTATTGGGCTGCACATGAGGGTTGTGCTCCGTGAGCCGTCGGGCTATCGACTCACGGGATTTGTTAGCGATGTCGAGGCCGGGAGTAGCCTGACTTTAACGAACG TCTATATTGCAGCAACCAAGGAGAGGGCCACGCAGATGAAGATTGACGCTGCTAATATTGCTGATCTTTCTGAAATACCCTTCGAGCATGCCTCCCCAACTAAATATGCGTCTCCGGCGCTGGACCCTGGCCCGCCTTCATTTTCACAGCCTGCCCAACAGCAAGCCCAGCCCCAACAGCAGGCTTTTGTTGATCCGGCAATTCTAAGCGTTGGCAGACGCCCGGCATCTAATACTCCCGGGGCTGCGGCTCCAGGCTTGCAGCATAAGTCTGACAACGGAGATGCGGTGACCAGTGGTATACCGAGTATCCTCACCTCTGGGACATCCGGGAATCTGCCAGGGAGGATACGTGAGACCGACATTCTGGATTCCATTCAGGGCTTGAAAGTTGGCCGGACAAGCAATTCAGGCACGCAGACGCCTACACCGGTGGCAGCCCCGGAAACACCTtcacaaaagaaaaaaggcCGTTCAAAACATTCGAAACAAGCTAGGGCTAACCATACTGCTCATCATGACGGACAGGAGGCTGATGGAGCTAACATGAGTGGGCATGGCAAAGGCTGGAGACAAACACCCATCCTGCAGAGCACATCATCCTTCCAACCATTCAATTCGTTAAAGAAGAACGGCAAGAGCCGAAAAGGCCTTCCCGATAACGGCTGGGCTTCCGAGGATGTCACCGAAGAGATGGGCGACTTTGATTTCGAAAATAATCTGGCCAAGTTCGACAAGCGGACCATTTTTGACCAGATGCGCAAAGAGGACGAGATTGATGAGGCCGATCGCCTTGTATCACACAATCGACGACCCAAGCCTGGTACAGCAGGGGGCAAAAATCTACACTATACGGAAATGGTTCTCGATGTACCTTCGCCTATGGGCGGACAAAATGCCGACTTTTGGAACAGTGAGGCAGAAGTTGGAGTGAATGAGTCGGAGAGACCGAGTGGACGAGAGGCGAGGAACGGCGCAGCGTCTGCTACGGCTGCAGCAGTTCCTCTGAAACCACGAGCGGAGAGCAAATCGGGGCTTTCACGACGTTCCCAGTCCCGCAAGGCGAGTGGCGTCGTGACCAGCCAGCCGCTCAGCAGGGTTAACTCCTCTGTACGTGCATCCCAATCTTCCACCCGCTGGCCGACCCCTAAATCAGGCCACCGTGATGCTGATACCATCCTGCAGCAACGGATCGAACAGCCCGGTCTGTACCTCATCCCATCTCTCCGCCGCCTCGAAGCTATTTCCACTCTACAAATGCTCAACCTCGAAAACATTGCCGCCAACGAAATCGGCTTTTCAGAGGCGCTCATGGCAGAAAATGCCGGCCGTGGCATCGCAGAAGTAGCCGTCACAGCACTATCCGATCCGGCCATCAAGGTCCGATTTGAACTGGCGCTCGCCGCTTCACTCTCAGATACCTCCTCATCACTGAGTACTTCCACTATCGTCGTCCTCGCCGGCAACAATAAATCCGGCATCCgcgccttggcagcagcacgACACTTGCGCAACAAGAACTTTGACGTGATAGTATGTCTCGTGGGCTTCGAGCGCGAAAAAGACCTCTTGGAAGATTTGAGACGGCAAATACAGCTGTATCGTGCATTCGGTGGTAAAGTCCACAATAAGAACGACTTTTTCGAACACCTCCGCAAATCATCCGCCTCTGGAAACCCCGTCTCCGTATCCCTCATCATAGACGCCCTCCTAGGATTAACAATATCATTTGAAGAGCTCCGGATAGGCGATCAAGCTACCGTCTACGAACTAATGGAGTGGGCGAACCGCAACGACGCATTCGTCTTGTCCGTCGACGTTCCCACGGGCATTGATCCTACATCTGGCAAAATCGCTATCATCGACGGCGCACATCTGTATGTGAAGCCACGCTATGTGGTCGCCATAGGAGCACCGAAAAAGGGCCTCTTAGAAGCTGTTACTCCCCCTTCAGATGGGGAGCCCGGCCCATTGCACAGCGGCGCTCACGAAGATGAATGGCGGTTGTTCATTGCGGATATGGGCCTTGGTAGTGCGGTGTGGAGAAAAGCAGGCACCAAGGTTCGAAAGGGcatcgactttgatggtAAGTGGGTGCTGGAGATGCGATATCGTGGGAGGGAAGTTGAGTACGAGGAGGACTGA
- a CDS encoding killer toxin, Kp4 (similar to Metarhizium robertsii ARSEF 23 XP_007819661.1) — translation MVTTTTIWALAAALAGTSSALGINCRGSGLCASNKGILGQAQGQLRGLDQNKQFSDGEHITCVKSSVTIGNPSLCLFYQNTGRKWTVAQTLTFTQQIIDHGCAACGSVPTDPGNDVKNGQLTANMVTNARRGLDMANKVAKREEVREKREPEPVTAAEDSFAVLERRLGINCRGSSTCGVGGIGHSPAGTLEKVRDAVAAGPDGSWTNGQHIACVAHVTGQLCAFYQNIGGRSFNKQQSVTFLDQLRDHGCKNCGSIPTDPGNNVGNGQLTVNFVAG, via the coding sequence ATGgttaccaccaccacaatcTGGGCTCTTGccgcagccttggctggAACTTCATCCGCCCTTGGTATCAACTGCCGTGGCAGCGGCCTCTGCGCCAGCAACAAGGGCATCTTGGgccaagctcaaggccaGCTTCGCGGCTTAGATCAGAACAAGCAGTTCTCCGACGGCGAGCACATCACCTGCGTCAAGTCGTCCGTCACCATCGGCAACCCATCCCTCTGCCTGTTCTACCAAAACACAGGACGTAAATGGACAGTAGCCCAAACCCTCACATTCACCCAGCAAATCATTGACCACGGGTGCGCTGCGTGTGGTAGCGTTCCCACCGACCCCGGAAACGATGTCAAGAACGGCCAACTTACCGCCAATATGGTGACGAACGCCCGTCGTGGTCTCGACATGGCTAACAAGGTTGCCAAGCGCGAGGAGGTCCGCGAGAAGAGAGAGCCTGAGCCTGTGACGGCTGCTGAAGACTCATTTGCTGTGCTTGAGCGTCGTCTGGGAATCAACTGTCGCGGTAGCTCGACATGCGGTGTCGGCGGTATTGGACACAGCCCTGCCGGTACGCTGGAGAAGGTTcgtgatgctgttgctgctggcccTGATGGAAGCTGGACCAATGGACAGCACATTGCTTGCGTGGCCCATGTTACGGGTCAATTGTGTGCGTTTTACCAGAATATTGGGGGTCGGTCGTTTAACAAGCAGCAGAGTGTTACTTTCCTGGACCAGCTGAGGGATCACGGGTGCAAGAACTGCGGTAGCATTCCGACTGATCCTGGAAACAacgttggaaatggacagtTGACTGTCAACTTTGTTGCCGGTTAG
- a CDS encoding ubiquitin ligase subunit CulD (similar to Neosartorya fischeri NRRL 181 XP_001259430.1) has product MATARARGKMPETVDLTEKPSAFQPYSGAKKLVIKNLRAPVSRQPQIEEYYARTEKDLEEALDAIFSGRRPAVPLERLYRGVEDVCRRNNAAKVYRLLMDRIDSHLRTVVLPRIKGTGRPSNMVVLRSVRREWEAWSAQAITIRSTFSYLDRTYLLRESLPSINDMTIAHFRRMAFPGSQSTTKSLGEKVIAGVCEMIEYDRRGDERLDSVLLKESIRMIHVLGVYVRHFDPVFLKQSDAYYKEFGESWSGSSLKDYISACETLLKKEEYRCIAFNFDSTTEKQLMDSAHKTLIEQYSEKLLHSDSLSNLLSDKDTKSMKGLYDLLRLSGIQKKMKSPWGDYIRQTGADIISDKERGDEMVLRLLELRRSLDLMIRDAFQKDEDFLWGMREAFGKFMNDRKTASCWDTGTSKIGEMTAKYIDMLLRGGLKALPKDLLSDVKDRVAAEKQGHASTADEDAELDRQLDQALELFRFIEGKDAFEAFYKKDLARRLLMGRSASQDAERNMLTKLRGECGSNFTHNLEQMFKDQELARDEMDSYKQWSESNLERKPPVDLTVMILSASAWPTYPDVRVNLPDEVATQIERFDKHYKNKHTGRILTWKHSLAHCSIKASFPKGTKELLVSAFQAVVLMMFNKEPEGGFFTYQQISAATGLQGGDLDRTLQSLACGKARVITKHPKGRDVNSTDTFTFNKAFSDPKYRVKINQIQLKETKEENKATHERIAQDRRFETQAAIVRIMKSRKSMGHAELVAEVINLTKKRGSVEPAAIKKEIESLIEKDYLEREDNSYTYLA; this is encoded by the exons ATGGCGACTGCCAGGGCGAGGGGCAAGATGCCCGAGACCGTTGACCTGACCGAGAAGCCGTCCGCCTTTCAGCCGTATAGTGGTGCTAAGAAGCTCGTCATCAAGAATCTGCGAGCACCAGTCAGTCGCCAACCACAAATAGAGGAATACTACGCGAGAACGGAAAAGGACCTCGAGGAAGCCTTGGATGCCATCTTTTCCGGGAGGCGACCAGCCGTGCCCTTGGAGCGATTGTATAGAGGCGTTGAAGATGTGTGTAGAAGGAACAACGCCGCCAAAGTCTATCGCTTGCTCATGGACCGCATTGATAGCCACCTGCGGACGGTCGTCTTGCCAAGGATAAAAGGAACCGGGCGACCGTCAAATATGGTTGTGCTGCGAAGCGTCAGAAGAGAATGGGAAGCATGGAGCGCACAAGCAATCACCATCCGATCAACATTTAGCTATTTGGACAGGACCTATCTTCTTCGAGAATCGCTACCGTCAATCAACGACATGACCATTGCCCATTTTAGAAGAATGGCATTTCCAGGGTCACAGTCGACGACTAAATCACTTGGCGAAAAAGTTATTGCCGGAGTGTGCGAGATGATTGAGTATGACCGCCGAGGTGATGAACGGCTGGACTCAGTTCTGCTCAAAGAATCGATTCGCATGATCCACGTCCTGGGTGTTTACGTCAGACACTTCGATCCAGTGTTCCTGAAGCAGTCGGATGCTTATTACAAGGAGTTTGGTGAATCGTGGAGCGGATCCAGTCTCAAGGATTATATCTCAGCATGTGAAACTCTTCtcaaaaaggaagaatatCGGTGCATTGCATTCAACTTTGACAGCACCACGGAGAAGCAGTTGATGGACTCGGCCCATAAAACCCTCATCGAGCAATACTCGGAGAAGTTACTACACAGTGATAGCCTGTCAAATCTGCTGTCAGACAAAGACACCAAGTCTATGAAGGGGCTTTACGATTTATTACGACTATCCGGCAttcagaagaagatgaagagtcCTTGGGGCGATTATATTCGACAAACTGGCGCTGACATTATATCGGACAAGGAAAGGGGCGACGAAATGGTTCTGCGGCTTTTAGAACTTAGACGATCATTAGATCTGATGATTCGAGACGCGTTCCAAAAAGACGAAGATTTCCTATGGGGCATGCGCGAGGCGTTCGGCAAATTCATGAACGATCGTAAGACCGCATCATGTTGGGATACAGGCACTTCCAAGATTGGTGAAATGACTGCCAAATACATCGACATGCTGCTGCGAGGCGGTTTGAAAGCGCTGCCAAAGGATTTGCTGTCCGATGTCAAGGATCGAGTTGCAGCGGAGAAGCAAGGGCATGCAAGTACAGCAGACGAGGATGCCGAGTTGGACAGACAACTCGACCAAGCCCTCGAGCTTTTCCGGTTTATCGAAGGCAAAGACGCGTTTGAAGCATTCTACAAGAAGGACCTGGCGCGAAGATTATTGATGGGTAGAAGCGCAAGCCAGGATGCTGAGCGAAACATGTTGACAAAACTGCGCGGCGAATGCGGATCCAACTTTACACACAACTTGGAGCAAATGTTCAAGGACCAGGAGCTTGCCAGGGACGAGATGGACTCTTATAAGCAATGGAGCGAGTCAAATCTGGAGCGCAAGCCGCCGGTAGACCTGACAGTCATGATATTATCTGCCTCTGCCTGGCCGACGTATCCTGATGTGCGAGTCAACCTGCCAGACGAGGTGGCGACGCAGATTGAGCGATTTGACAAGCACTACAAGAACAAGCACACGGGCAGAATACTAACATGGAAGCACTCCTTGGCGCACTGCTCCATCAAAGCATCCTTTCCTAAGGGGACCAAGGAGCTCTTGGTGTCGGCCTTCCAAGCCGTGGTTCTCATGATGTTCAACAAGGAACCCGAGGGCGGTTTCTTCACCTACCAACAAATATCAGCGGCCACCGGCCTCCAAGGCGGTGACCTGGACCGAACGCTACAATCACTCGCATGCGGCAAAGCTCGCGTCATCACTAAGCACCCCAAGGGTCGCGATGTTAACTCGACCGACACATTTACGTTCAACAAGGCATTCAGCGACCCCAAGTATCGCGTCAAGATTAACCAGATCCAGCTCAAGGAAACCAAGGAAGAGAACAAGGCTACGCACGAAAGAATTGCGCAGGACAGACGCTTCGAGACGCAGGCTGCGATTGTGCGAATCATGAAGAGCCGCAAGTCGATGGGACATGCGGAGCTCGTGGCTGAGGTTATTAATTTGACCAAGAAGCGCGGCAGTGTTGAGCctgccgccatcaagaaggaaATCGAAAG CCTAATTGAGAAGGATTATCTTGAAAGAGAGGATAATTCGTATACGTATCTGGCGTAG
- a CDS encoding pH signaling pathway protein (similar to Metarhizium acridum CQMa 102 XP_007808891.1) — protein sequence MSTSTTSIVPSETGTGTVMGSASPITSLVSTVLMTTTSAILSATTTAPDPADATSTYLGDASLNSHDQANSPMVSNLREPFYATTVPMCYALAATTVTAYMLLIMLFITPRSFLDGGVVYLGRRSGFTHSSSGGDNIGGRPWLQKVAALTVAVSLTIATYDTFHFVAEQYKNGAQNAAVLQSEVMGSMELRVIRLVSNFFLWLAQAQTLIRLFPRHREKVIIKWVAFALITLDLIFSAINSFRHGDVQNYNPMAGGFTQPIPALNYMFQLLLGVLYAAWVIYYALMKKRYAFYHPLMKNMCLLAIISLAAILIPIVFFILDISNPTFARWGDYVRWVGAAAASVIVWEWVERIEALEREEKKGGILGREVFEGEEMLEVSAMDYPWDRKRKHRKSGSFGGLGGRGGGRGRGNDGHSDNNTNGNAPTGGYNHTQSNGWPTVSAITGRQRGQARSTTQGATPGQTAQRTVGDIFRPHWPARPAAAATPVSRTDTPSAASTVYAVRYQPSSETTGRTPDPYARTPPDLHSLQVEQQTNSHTNSQTQPLPQQATSELTRQSSSPQTSQTRVESTSPRQQSTQGARPSTNSTTDLEANAPMPSRADRWRTFTHSSSRRSPDRQQHVAPEETSRHDTLGSRWDIKSRLEMFAANQADKIREKFRPTTDTDSLPVTFIPAPARQGTALEQVLEEEGIARRSESSDSDDGEPRSATQAGHLGVGQNGSVPGGPSSDSVSPPLWPGVRRRLVTYENDDEYSYTDESLEGSTDEEDSGERESEENPGPSRGGGADESVRRE from the coding sequence atgtcgacgtcgacaaCGAGCATCGTCCCGTCGGAGACGGGGACGGGGACGGTGATGGGGAGTGCATCCCCAATCACATCGCTCGTCTCGACGGTCCTCATGACGACTACATCAGCCATTCTCTCGGCAACGACCACGGCGCCTGATCCTGCCGATGCCACCTCGACATATTTGGGGGATGCGAGCCTCAACTCGCACGACCAGGCAAACTCACCTATGGTATCAAACCTTCGCGAACCCTTCTATGCAACGACGGTACCGATGTGTTATGCCCTGGCCGCCACGACTGTCACCGCATACATGCTCCTCATCATGCTCTTCATTACCCCCAGGTCCTTCCTGGACGGCGGGGTTGTCTATCTCGGCCGCCGATCTGGCTTCACTCACAGCTCATCCGGGGGAGATAATATCGGTGGTCGGCCATGGTTACAAAAGGTCGCTGCTCTCACCGTGGCAGTATCACTTACTATCGCAACTTACGACACATTTCATTTCGTAGCGGAGCAATATAAAAACGGGGCTCAGAATGCAGCTGTTTTGCAATCCGAGGTTATGGGCAGCATGGAGCTGAGGGTCATCCGGCTCGTGTCCAACTTTTTCCTCTGGTTAGCTCAGGCCCAGACGTTGATCCGCTTATTTCCACGTCACCGAGAAAAGGTCATCATCAAATGGGTGGCTTTTGCTCTCATCACTCtcgacctcatcttctccGCCATCAACAGCTTTAGGCATGGCGATGTTCAAAATTATAATCCTATGGCCGGTGGCTTCACCCAACCTATACCAGCTCTGAATTACATGTTTCAGTTACTCCTGGGAGTTTTATACGCAGCTTGGGTCATATACTACGCCCTGATGAAGAAGCGTTATGCCTTCTATCATCCTCTGATGAAGAACATGTGCCTTTTGGCAATCATATCCTTGGCGGCCATTCTCATCCCCAttgttttcttcattctcGATATTTCAAATCCCACATTTGCCCGTTGGGGCGACTACGTACGATGGGTTGGAGCCGCCGCGGCAAGCGTCATCGTGTGGGAATGGGTGGAACGGATAGAAGCACTGGAACGCGAGGAAAAGAAGGGGGGAATCCTTGGCAGGGAGGTTTTTGAGGGAGAGGAGATGCTTGAAGTGAGCGCGATGGATTATCCATGGGATAGGAAACGAAAGCATCGAAAGTCTGGCAGCTTTGGTGGTCTAGGTGGTAGAGGCGGCGGAAGAGGTCGAGGCAATGATGGCCACAGCGACAACAATACGAACGGGAATGCTCCCACTGGCGGGTATAATCATACACAATCCAACGGATGGCCAACTGTGTCTGCCATTACCGGCCGGCAACGCGGACAAGCTCGCAGCACAACCCAAGGCGCGACTCCTGGGCAGACGGCACAAAGGACGGTTGGAGACATATTCCGGCCACATTGGCCTGCGCGACccgctgcagcagcaacaccgGTCAGCAGAACGGACACGCCAAGCGCTGCAAGCACCGTGTACGCTGTACGGTATCAGCCTTCTTCGGAGACGACTGGACGGACGCCCGACCCGTATGCTCGAACACCACCGGATTTACATTCTTTGCAGGTTGAGCAACAAACAAATTCGCATACCAATTCGCAAACACAACCACTACCTCAGCAAGCAACGTCAGAACTAACCAGACAGAGCAGCTCGCCTCAAACCAGCCAGACCCGCGTGGAGAGTACGTCACCCAGGCAGCAAAGCACACAAGGGGCACGACCTTCAACAAATAGCACAACAGACTTGGAGGCAAACGCTCCAATGCCGAGTCGAGCAGACCGCTGGCGAACATTTACTCACTCATCCAGTCGTCGGTCGCCTGATCGGCAGCAGCATGTCGCACCTGAAGAAACGAGCCGGCATGACACACTAGGCAGTCGGTGGGATATCAAGTCCAGGCTAGAGATGTTTGCAGCAAACCAGGCAGACAAGATTCGTGAAAAGTTTAGGCCAACGACCGATACGGACAGCCTACCGGTGACATTTATACCAGCACCTGCACGGCAAGGCACAGCTCTTGAGCAAGTActcgaggaggagggaaTAGCCCGGCGGTCAGAATCGTCAGACTCGGATGACGGGGAACCACGAAGTGCAACACAAGCTGGACATTTAGGGGTCGGCCAAAACGGCAGCGTGCCCGGAGGTCCATCGTCGGATTCAGTAAGCCCTCCTCTTTGGCCCGGAGTCAGACGGCGGTTGGTGACGTACGAAAATGATGACGAGTATTCGTACACGGACGAATCTCTAGAGGGATCAACCGACGAAGAAGACTCAGGAGAGCGTGAATCCGAAGAAAATCCCGGGCCATCGAGAGGTGGTGGCGCCGACGAATCAGTCCGGAGAGAATAA